Proteins encoded by one window of Paenibacillus urinalis:
- a CDS encoding thermonuclease family protein — MMGCTPQDEHEFPRVPVTLDRAVDGDTFKVMYEGKSQSVRMLLVDTPETSHPKLGVQPLGIEAKEYTKQALEQADQIELEFDIGQNRDKYSRLLAYVYVDGVMLQESLLEKGYARVAYIYPPNVRYVDQFEAIQKESQRAAIGIWEYENYVQEDGFHKDEYESETVSGTNDNIEANGNSSQQPDRSCTIKGNINSSGEKIYHTKESPQYTKTIPEEWFCTEEEAELAGFRAPKK; from the coding sequence ATGATGGGCTGTACGCCGCAAGATGAGCATGAATTCCCAAGGGTTCCTGTTACACTGGATCGAGCGGTCGATGGAGATACTTTCAAAGTCATGTACGAAGGCAAGAGTCAATCTGTTCGGATGCTGCTCGTGGATACCCCGGAGACCTCTCATCCGAAGCTTGGTGTTCAGCCTCTCGGCATTGAAGCGAAAGAGTATACCAAACAGGCACTTGAACAAGCCGACCAGATCGAGCTGGAGTTTGACATTGGGCAGAACCGGGACAAATATTCGAGACTGCTTGCTTATGTGTACGTCGATGGTGTCATGCTTCAGGAATCTTTACTTGAAAAAGGCTATGCAAGAGTCGCCTATATCTATCCGCCGAATGTGCGGTATGTAGATCAGTTCGAAGCCATACAGAAAGAAAGTCAGCGTGCAGCAATCGGCATATGGGAATACGAAAATTATGTCCAGGAGGACGGCTTCCACAAGGACGAATATGAATCAGAAACGGTCTCAGGTACGAATGACAACATTGAAGCTAATGGCAATTCTAGTCAACAGCCGGATCGCTCCTGCACCATCAAAGGCAATATCAACTCCAGTGGAGAAAAAATATATCACACCAAGGAATCGCCTCAATATACTAAAACCATACCCGAGGAATGGTTCTGTACGGAGGAAGAGGCTGAGCTGGCTGGTTTTCGTGCACCCAAAAAATAA
- a CDS encoding GH36-type glycosyl hydrolase domain-containing protein — protein sequence MTTMTNARRRVQAGDLSFTFWESGDLFQAVSGKVMINQLMLSPLDGSLNNIYLRIHSEDGIEAYPLLGIHSDSHVYQKGNCLQWTGTVRSIAYTVTFAPTDQGVWFWEVTLRGDELKVDVIYSQDVGIADTGAVRSNEAYLSQYIDHTVFEDTEKGYVVCSRQNQPQGGTFPYLQQGSLTGAAGYSTDGFQFFGLTYKETNIPEALQNKTLANEVYQYEFAYTALQSEQTVLAGEASFVFYGLFRPHHEQATTKLEYEEVVEDAWNTYTSHKKQNEKASAAKLADTYYKPQIGKTLAGRSLTDEEVDQLFPAAGRHEVEYKDGQLLAFFTDTYEHVVLKSKEMRVERPHGHILMSGNNVKLGANVLTTTSYMYGIFNSHVVVGNTNFNKLMSNSRSALNIPKTSGQRIYVELDGEYRLLTMASLFEIGFNYVRWYYKLKDDMLVITNFTSVDRPEVQLQVRSESGYSYRYLVSNQMTMNVNEYEVPVHYAEKEGKLIFKADSSAVSHEVYPELSYSMWMDGAEFQVHDETCLAEGIVPGDASLTVLQISASQSWTLTMQGLLDGKSLPSITPDFMEEKEKYREFFRSVMNGFHLKFPDPERSEALFKVNSLAWWYTHNMLVHYSVPHGLEQYGGAAWGTRDVCQGPVEYFMATQKYEQVRDILKMVYAHQYEDDGNWPQWFMFDQYNQIQQEESHGDIIVWPLKVLSDYLNATQDYSILDERVPYTLKHGFDFTEDTSTILEHVQKEIGYIQSHFLHDTYLSSYGDGDWDDTLQPANAQLKQYMVSSWTVALTYQTLRQLSQAMESVHSTLAQELLKLSEGIKRDFQKYMLNTNVIPGFIYMENPEEVKPMLHPSDEETGIQYRLLPMTRSMIAELLSPEQAKSHYELIKERLFCPDGVRLMNRPAVYAGGVSTHFKRAEQASNFGREVGLQYVHAHIRYVEAMAKLGYKDEVWSGLGLINPIGITKVVPNAELRQSNAYFSSSDGKFSNRYEAQERFDELRAGEVKVKGGWRIYSSGPGIYMNQLISNALGIRQDEQDLIIDPVLPSDLDGMEFDFEIAGKKVTFVYHLGDSHTARIVINGRDTELIREDHPYRVGGFRIKCDVLDKELDRQRNVIDVYM from the coding sequence ATGACGACAATGACAAATGCAAGAAGAAGAGTGCAGGCCGGCGATTTGTCCTTTACTTTTTGGGAAAGCGGAGACTTATTTCAAGCGGTAAGCGGCAAGGTGATGATTAATCAGCTGATGCTGAGCCCCTTAGACGGTTCACTGAATAATATTTACTTGCGGATTCACTCTGAAGATGGTATTGAGGCATACCCTTTATTGGGTATCCACTCGGATAGCCATGTCTATCAAAAAGGGAATTGTCTGCAATGGACAGGTACCGTGCGAAGCATCGCTTATACAGTAACCTTCGCTCCGACAGATCAAGGTGTGTGGTTCTGGGAAGTAACACTTCGAGGTGATGAGCTGAAAGTAGATGTGATCTACAGCCAGGACGTTGGAATTGCCGATACGGGAGCTGTACGCAGTAATGAGGCCTACTTATCTCAATACATTGACCATACCGTATTTGAAGATACCGAGAAGGGGTATGTCGTATGCTCCCGGCAAAATCAGCCGCAAGGCGGAACTTTCCCCTATCTTCAGCAAGGCTCCTTGACGGGTGCAGCAGGCTACTCGACAGACGGTTTCCAGTTCTTTGGACTAACCTATAAAGAGACGAATATACCCGAAGCACTGCAGAACAAGACACTTGCCAATGAAGTGTATCAATATGAATTTGCATACACAGCTCTGCAATCCGAGCAAACGGTGCTTGCAGGCGAAGCTTCATTCGTATTTTATGGATTGTTCCGTCCTCATCACGAGCAAGCTACGACCAAGCTCGAATACGAGGAAGTGGTAGAGGATGCTTGGAATACTTATACATCTCATAAAAAACAGAATGAAAAGGCTTCAGCTGCTAAACTGGCGGACACTTACTATAAACCGCAGATCGGTAAGACACTCGCTGGTCGGTCCTTGACTGATGAGGAAGTAGACCAGCTGTTCCCTGCTGCTGGACGGCATGAGGTGGAGTATAAGGATGGGCAATTACTCGCATTCTTCACAGATACCTACGAGCATGTGGTGCTAAAAAGCAAGGAAATGCGGGTGGAGCGCCCTCACGGTCATATTCTGATGAGCGGGAACAATGTGAAGCTTGGAGCAAACGTGTTAACAACAACATCTTATATGTACGGAATATTCAATTCTCATGTTGTTGTGGGTAACACGAACTTCAATAAGCTCATGAGTAATTCGCGCAGCGCATTGAATATTCCGAAGACATCAGGACAACGGATCTATGTAGAGCTGGATGGCGAGTATCGTCTGTTAACGATGGCTTCACTGTTTGAAATCGGATTTAACTACGTTCGATGGTATTATAAATTGAAGGATGATATGCTCGTAATCACGAATTTTACATCAGTGGACCGTCCAGAGGTTCAGCTCCAGGTACGTTCTGAGAGCGGGTACAGCTATCGGTATTTGGTATCCAATCAGATGACGATGAACGTTAATGAGTATGAAGTGCCTGTGCACTATGCAGAGAAGGAAGGCAAGCTGATATTTAAGGCGGACTCCTCTGCGGTAAGTCATGAGGTGTATCCTGAGCTGTCTTATTCCATGTGGATGGATGGGGCGGAGTTTCAGGTTCATGACGAGACTTGTCTTGCTGAAGGGATCGTGCCGGGCGATGCTTCCCTGACTGTTCTGCAAATTTCGGCTAGCCAGAGCTGGACCTTAACGATGCAGGGATTGCTGGACGGCAAGTCACTACCCTCGATTACTCCTGATTTTATGGAAGAGAAAGAGAAGTATCGCGAATTTTTCCGCAGTGTCATGAATGGGTTCCATCTAAAATTTCCCGATCCAGAGCGGTCTGAAGCGTTATTCAAAGTGAATTCACTTGCCTGGTGGTATACGCATAATATGCTGGTTCACTATTCGGTTCCGCACGGACTTGAGCAATACGGAGGAGCCGCATGGGGGACAAGGGACGTATGCCAAGGTCCTGTGGAATATTTCATGGCAACACAGAAGTATGAACAAGTTCGTGACATTCTTAAAATGGTATATGCCCATCAATATGAGGATGACGGAAATTGGCCGCAGTGGTTCATGTTTGACCAATATAACCAAATCCAGCAGGAAGAAAGTCATGGCGACATTATCGTATGGCCGCTAAAAGTGCTCAGTGATTATCTAAATGCGACACAAGATTACAGTATTCTGGATGAACGGGTTCCGTACACGTTAAAGCACGGCTTTGATTTTACTGAAGATACCTCTACCATTCTGGAGCATGTTCAGAAAGAAATCGGTTATATCCAGAGTCATTTCCTGCATGATACGTACCTATCGTCCTATGGAGACGGAGATTGGGATGATACGCTGCAGCCGGCTAATGCCCAGCTCAAGCAGTACATGGTCAGCAGCTGGACAGTGGCTCTTACGTATCAAACGCTTCGGCAGCTGTCACAGGCGATGGAGTCTGTTCACAGTACCCTTGCACAAGAGCTTCTGAAACTATCCGAAGGTATTAAGCGGGACTTCCAGAAGTACATGCTAAATACGAATGTGATACCGGGCTTCATCTATATGGAGAACCCGGAGGAAGTAAAGCCGATGCTCCATCCATCCGATGAGGAGACGGGGATTCAGTATCGTCTGCTTCCGATGACGAGAAGCATGATTGCTGAATTGCTCAGTCCGGAGCAGGCTAAGTCTCATTACGAATTGATTAAAGAACGTTTATTTTGCCCGGATGGCGTAAGACTGATGAACAGACCTGCCGTATATGCCGGAGGAGTGAGCACACACTTCAAGCGGGCTGAGCAGGCGTCCAACTTCGGGCGTGAAGTCGGTCTGCAGTATGTACATGCCCATATAAGGTACGTTGAGGCCATGGCCAAGCTGGGCTATAAGGATGAGGTGTGGAGCGGTCTTGGGTTAATTAATCCGATTGGTATCACCAAAGTGGTTCCAAATGCGGAGCTGCGGCAAAGTAATGCTTACTTTAGCAGCTCTGATGGTAAATTCAGCAACCGATATGAAGCCCAGGAGCGCTTCGATGAGCTTAGAGCCGGAGAGGTCAAAGTAAAGGGCGGATGGAGAATATACTCCAGCGGCCCGGGAATTTATATGAACCAGCTCATTTCAAATGCGCTCGGCATACGTCAGGACGAGCAGGATTTAATAATTGACCCGGTGCTGCCGTCTGATCTGGATGGTATGGAGTTTGATTTTGAAATAGCAGGCAAAAAAGTAACCTTCGTATATCATTTGGGTGATAGTCATACTGCACGAATTGTTATAAATGGCAGGGACACCGAATTGATTCGGGAAGATCATCCCTATCGGGTTGGCGGATTCCGAATTAAATGCGATGTGCTGGATAAAGAGCTGGATCGGCAGCGGAATGTAATAGATGTTTATATGTAA
- a CDS encoding type II secretion system F family protein: protein MGAARVTAQTANASTHQKLPRYMEHTLSYRQRAGCIAASAILFFGIGYLFYHHWALGLLLSAAALFTPKYYNVYLLNKRREALSLHFKQALYSLSSSLAAGKSVENAFREAVHDLRMLDPQADHDLIKELMIICTRMEYGEPIEDALRDFADRAQMEDITNFADVFVTCKRTGGDLVEVVRRTSSVIGEKLDIKQEIAVTISQKKFESKAMFAAPFLFLIFLSLTSPDFLTPLYTGAGYIISSIALLILFGCFIWVQRIMDVRV from the coding sequence ATGGGAGCCGCGAGGGTGACAGCACAGACGGCGAATGCTTCGACTCATCAAAAGCTTCCGCGTTATATGGAGCACACGCTGTCCTATCGACAGAGAGCTGGCTGTATCGCGGCAAGTGCAATTCTATTTTTCGGGATAGGCTATCTGTTTTACCATCACTGGGCTCTCGGTTTGCTCCTGTCAGCCGCAGCTCTTTTTACACCGAAATACTATAATGTCTATCTGCTCAACAAGAGAAGAGAGGCGCTTAGTCTTCATTTTAAACAGGCGCTGTATTCCTTATCCTCATCTCTTGCTGCAGGCAAGTCGGTTGAGAATGCCTTTCGCGAGGCGGTGCATGATCTACGAATGCTGGACCCTCAGGCAGATCACGATCTTATCAAAGAGCTGATGATCATATGTACAAGGATGGAATACGGTGAACCTATTGAAGATGCATTGAGAGATTTCGCAGATCGGGCCCAGATGGAGGATATCACGAATTTCGCAGATGTATTTGTTACTTGCAAACGTACGGGCGGCGATTTGGTTGAAGTTGTACGCAGAACCTCATCCGTCATCGGAGAGAAGCTGGATATTAAGCAGGAGATCGCTGTAACGATATCCCAGAAGAAGTTTGAATCCAAGGCCATGTTTGCAGCACCCTTCTTGTTTTTGATTTTTTTAAGTCTGACTTCACCTGATTTCCTGACACCACTCTATACCGGTGCTGGATATATCATATCGAGTATTGCACTTCTTATTCTATTTGGCTGCTTCATCTGGGTTCAGCGAATTATGGATGTAAGAGTGTAA
- a CDS encoding thiol-disulfide oxidoreductase DCC family protein, whose protein sequence is MQNYSDKHIVLIDGVCHLCQGITKWIIQRDPKGVFYFASLQSDVGRDLLEQGGLSVDAMDTFVYIEKGVYHTRSTAALKVARKLRFPYYLAYGFIIVPKFIRDSVYNFIARNRYRWFGRDGEDACMLPTPEIRERFL, encoded by the coding sequence ATGCAGAATTATAGCGACAAGCATATCGTCCTCATTGATGGTGTGTGTCATTTGTGCCAGGGTATAACGAAATGGATTATTCAGCGGGATCCGAAAGGTGTATTCTATTTCGCTTCGCTTCAATCTGATGTCGGAAGAGATTTACTGGAGCAGGGCGGATTATCCGTGGATGCGATGGATACCTTTGTATATATCGAAAAAGGAGTATACCACACGCGCTCAACAGCTGCGCTGAAGGTAGCCCGCAAATTGAGATTTCCCTATTATTTGGCTTATGGATTCATTATTGTACCGAAGTTTATTCGAGACAGCGTGTATAACTTCATTGCCCGCAATCGCTATCGCTGGTTCGGACGAGATGGGGAAGATGCCTGTATGCTGCCGACACCGGAGATTCGGGAACGTTTCTTGTAA
- a CDS encoding ParA family protein translates to MHLVIRKIVLASRTREYVDAVLDYVQGSEYSRKFHVTAFSQPEAMMRYMNEQTRASMPDLIVGELEFIEQIRDGLDQERVPILLLAEQHASDGDLPHVMKYQPLSALLGALEEAVLNSGNVRLDNRHSGDASLVIGVTSASGGCGKTTVALNLAKQLGRAGYSVFYLNLETLDSTKPFLQTSPQVGSEEELGEAFSRLMYLIRARRSGGRASEQRIDVRSYVLWNEQIKSHYFYPARNRNELRQLTKSDVNALLEVLIASEQYQYIITDHDSVWDERAEALMDRSDLLIWLLSDDIHTLAKASAWMRYQEQLDPIRTGQIQEKSTYVINRYTGTVVNPMPEEYMHTGLYLPYIPSWKQMREPELLLGSPIYQKEMRRLCEAAGMLQKEYSS, encoded by the coding sequence TTGCATCTGGTCATAAGGAAGATTGTGCTGGCAAGCAGAACGCGTGAATACGTAGATGCAGTGCTTGATTACGTGCAAGGAAGTGAATATTCAAGGAAGTTTCATGTAACGGCCTTCTCGCAACCGGAAGCGATGATGAGATATATGAATGAGCAGACTCGCGCATCGATGCCGGATTTGATCGTTGGTGAATTGGAATTTATAGAGCAGATACGGGATGGATTAGATCAAGAGCGTGTCCCGATTCTACTTCTGGCGGAACAGCATGCTTCTGATGGGGATCTGCCCCACGTGATGAAGTATCAGCCTTTATCTGCTCTGCTTGGAGCTTTAGAAGAGGCTGTTTTAAACTCAGGCAACGTTCGTTTGGATAACAGACACTCCGGAGATGCGTCTTTGGTGATTGGGGTCACGTCGGCTTCCGGGGGCTGCGGCAAAACGACGGTTGCTTTAAACCTTGCGAAGCAGCTAGGCCGTGCGGGGTATTCGGTATTTTATTTGAACCTGGAAACACTCGACAGCACCAAGCCTTTTCTTCAGACAAGCCCTCAGGTGGGAAGCGAAGAAGAGCTGGGAGAAGCCTTTTCCAGACTTATGTATCTTATCAGAGCACGGCGTTCCGGAGGAAGGGCTTCGGAACAGAGAATTGATGTCAGATCTTATGTCCTGTGGAATGAACAGATTAAATCCCATTATTTCTACCCGGCCAGGAATCGGAATGAGCTGCGCCAGCTCACGAAGTCGGATGTGAATGCACTATTAGAAGTGCTAATTGCATCAGAGCAATATCAATATATCATTACTGATCATGACTCGGTATGGGATGAGCGAGCTGAAGCCTTGATGGATAGATCTGATCTGCTGATCTGGCTTCTGTCTGATGATATTCATACGCTGGCTAAAGCTTCGGCTTGGATGAGATATCAAGAGCAGCTTGATCCGATAAGGACAGGTCAGATTCAGGAGAAGTCCACTTATGTCATTAATCGGTATACGGGAACGGTTGTAAATCCGATGCCTGAGGAATATATGCATACCGGCTTGTACTTGCCATATATTCCATCGTGGAAACAGATGAGAGAGCCGGAATTGCTGCTCGGATCACCCATTTATCAAAAAGAAATGCGGAGATTATGCGAAGCTGCCGGAATGTTGCAGAAGGAATATTCATCATGA
- a CDS encoding Flp1 family type IVb pilin: MLALCKRKLADLWNEEDGLGTLEMILIIGVILIIALIFKDQIQALVENLLESVTSKSNEFF, from the coding sequence ATGTTAGCATTATGCAAACGCAAATTGGCAGATTTATGGAACGAAGAGGATGGGCTAGGGACACTTGAAATGATCCTCATTATTGGTGTGATCTTAATCATAGCTCTTATATTTAAGGATCAGATTCAGGCTTTGGTTGAGAATTTGCTTGAGAGTGTTACGAGCAAAAGTAATGAATTCTTCTAA
- a CDS encoding CpaF family protein: MMDTSFRELRNSIRAALDVTSAAGDSELMEHIEARVFRHSGLIHLTSGEKHALIRRLYDSFRGLDVLQPLIDNPHITEIMINGHTEIFIEERGEVRQAPVTFESEERLQDIIQTIVSGVNRIVNESSPIVDARLKDGSRVNIVLPPVALKGPTMTIRKFPDKPMTMEDLVRIGAISDEAAELLSKLVRSKYNMFISGGTGSGKTTFLNALSQFIPPDERIITIEDSAELQIVTVPNLVSLETRNANTEGKGVISIRELIRSSLRMRPNRIIVGEVRGSEALDMLQAMNTGHEGSLSTGHANSIPDMISRLETMVLSGADLPVGVVRQQIASAIDIVIHLSRLRDRSRRVTEISEVVGLKDGGIQLNSLYRFQELDEVDGHIIGQLERSSGVLVHQDKLKAAGIQGTFFEEENEVRNA, from the coding sequence ATGATGGATACTTCGTTTAGAGAACTTAGAAATTCAATTCGTGCGGCTCTTGATGTTACTTCTGCGGCGGGAGACTCAGAGCTGATGGAGCATATTGAGGCAAGGGTATTCCGGCATTCTGGGCTCATCCATCTCACCTCCGGGGAGAAGCATGCTCTAATCAGAAGACTGTATGATTCCTTTCGCGGACTCGATGTACTTCAGCCGCTGATCGACAATCCCCATATTACAGAAATTATGATCAACGGGCATACCGAGATATTCATTGAAGAGCGGGGTGAAGTGCGCCAGGCACCTGTCACGTTTGAATCGGAAGAGCGGCTGCAGGATATCATCCAGACGATCGTTTCTGGAGTGAATAGAATCGTGAATGAATCCTCACCTATAGTGGATGCCAGGCTAAAGGACGGTTCAAGGGTCAACATCGTGCTGCCGCCTGTCGCGTTAAAAGGACCTACCATGACGATCCGCAAATTTCCGGACAAGCCAATGACGATGGAGGACCTTGTTCGGATCGGAGCCATTAGCGACGAAGCCGCGGAGCTGCTCAGCAAGCTTGTTCGAAGCAAATACAACATGTTTATCAGTGGAGGCACGGGATCAGGGAAGACAACCTTTCTTAATGCATTGTCTCAGTTCATCCCTCCAGATGAGAGAATCATTACGATTGAAGATTCGGCAGAGCTTCAGATCGTTACTGTTCCCAATCTGGTATCACTGGAGACCCGTAATGCAAATACGGAGGGGAAAGGGGTGATTTCCATTCGGGAGTTAATCCGCTCCTCTCTGCGAATGCGTCCTAACCGAATCATTGTCGGTGAGGTTCGGGGAAGTGAGGCGCTGGATATGCTGCAGGCCATGAACACTGGGCATGAAGGCAGTCTGTCCACGGGCCATGCAAACAGTATTCCGGATATGATCTCACGACTGGAAACGATGGTACTCAGCGGAGCTGACTTACCCGTTGGCGTTGTCAGACAGCAGATCGCCTCTGCCATTGATATTGTTATCCATCTATCACGTCTCAGGGACCGTTCCAGACGAGTGACAGAGATTAGTGAGGTTGTTGGCTTGAAGGATGGGGGAATACAGCTGAACTCTTTGTACCGTTTTCAGGAGCTGGATGAAGTGGATGGACATATTATAGGCCAGCTTGAACGTTCGTCTGGAGTGCTTGTTCATCAAGATAAGCTCAAGGCAGCAGGCATCCAGGGAACTTTTTTTGAGGAGGAGAATGAGGTGAGGAACGCTTGA
- a CDS encoding organic hydroperoxide resistance protein — MEALYTATATVRGGRDGKFETSDGVLRHDLSTPKELGGAGGNATNPEQLFAAGYGACYESALSNIARKEGVKLSDVEVTSNVMIGKDPKDDGFQLAVRLDVKIPGVDRAQAEDLAKKAHEFCPYSKATRGNIPVELNVI, encoded by the coding sequence ATGGAAGCATTGTATACAGCAACAGCGACAGTACGCGGTGGCAGAGACGGTAAATTCGAAACATCGGATGGTGTATTGCGTCATGACTTGTCGACTCCGAAGGAGCTCGGCGGTGCAGGCGGCAATGCCACGAATCCGGAGCAGCTGTTCGCAGCTGGATATGGAGCATGCTATGAGAGCGCCCTTTCCAACATCGCCCGCAAAGAAGGCGTGAAGCTCAGTGATGTTGAAGTAACCAGCAACGTCATGATCGGTAAGGACCCTAAGGATGACGGATTCCAGCTCGCTGTTCGGCTGGATGTCAAAATTCCGGGTGTAGACCGCGCTCAGGCAGAGGATCTGGCGAAGAAAGCGCATGAGTTCTGCCCTTACTCCAAAGCGACACGTGGTAATATTCCGGTTGAGCTTAATGTAATTTAA
- a CDS encoding type II secretion system F family protein, whose product MMIICSVLTVVVLALGWIIFNKRAGSRYRVLDSIDMKGMRFRKLHAPFLDLIEKLQLTRKLPMLVYRIQHSVQRVYGLKHSNEKTLLFIAEMLVYSWLSLIAGALLTLVLEGDPLGLIAGALLAGVIPFAQMKDLHHKVKLREQDILMELPEFLNKIVLLVSAGETVQRAILHCTERKKGSAHPLYIELGQMVGEWNNGYSFQQAFEQFSKRCGVQEVSIFTTTVLLNFRRGGGDFVLSLRDLSRVLWDKRKSLSRTRGEQASSKLVFPMVVIFLVIVVMVGAPSFMMMNL is encoded by the coding sequence ATGATGATTATATGCAGTGTTCTTACTGTCGTTGTACTCGCGCTGGGCTGGATTATCTTTAATAAACGGGCAGGCTCGAGATACCGCGTATTGGATTCTATTGACATGAAAGGTATGCGGTTTCGCAAACTTCATGCTCCCTTTCTAGATTTAATTGAGAAGCTGCAGTTAACGAGGAAGCTGCCTATGCTGGTGTACCGGATACAGCACTCGGTGCAAAGAGTCTATGGACTGAAGCATAGCAATGAGAAGACCTTACTGTTCATTGCTGAAATGCTCGTTTATAGCTGGCTGTCTCTTATCGCTGGGGCACTGCTGACTCTAGTGCTGGAGGGAGATCCTTTGGGTCTCATCGCCGGAGCATTGCTTGCAGGCGTAATTCCGTTTGCCCAAATGAAGGATCTGCATCACAAGGTAAAGCTGCGGGAGCAGGATATCTTAATGGAGCTTCCAGAATTTTTGAACAAAATTGTCCTGCTCGTTAGCGCCGGTGAAACGGTGCAAAGAGCCATTTTACATTGCACGGAACGAAAAAAAGGATCTGCTCACCCGCTCTATATTGAGCTGGGTCAGATGGTGGGAGAGTGGAACAACGGATACTCTTTTCAACAGGCATTTGAGCAGTTCAGTAAGCGATGTGGAGTGCAGGAGGTTTCTATTTTCACCACGACGGTGCTCCTGAATTTTAGACGGGGCGGGGGAGATTTTGTCCTCTCACTCCGTGATTTATCCAGAGTGCTGTGGGACAAGCGTAAATCACTCAGCCGAACACGTGGTGAACAGGCTTCTTCCAAGCTGGTATTTCCAATGGTGGTGATCTTTTTGGTCATTGTCGTTATGGTTGGAGCTCCGTCATTTATGATGATGAATTTATAG
- a CDS encoding LacI family DNA-binding transcriptional regulator — translation MVSIKDIAKKAGVSISTVSYALNGSNKVTDETSSKILAIAKELNYVPNAAARNLKKRETKIVGVFLTDFRGDVYGDLLHGMKEISNIQGYDLIVCSGEQSHKMLPERMIDGAIILDQMFASEELLKYADLGHKIVVLDRELDHPNINQVLLDNKAGATLAMEHLIELGHKKIYVVTGPEGSYDSMQRMKAVRMVSERSQDVECIEISGNFEKTGGEKAAEQIIAEYKEPVAVFCLNDEMAIGLWNRISETDLKIGEHVHLIGFDNIELAGYMQPRLSTINYSKQKWGALAAEQLLKLLSGDTVENERIYVTLVKGASAKRV, via the coding sequence TTGGTCAGTATTAAGGACATTGCCAAAAAAGCCGGAGTTTCTATTTCTACGGTCTCTTATGCCCTTAATGGGAGCAACAAAGTGACGGACGAAACAAGCTCTAAAATTCTGGCCATTGCCAAAGAATTGAATTATGTGCCGAATGCGGCAGCACGTAACTTGAAAAAGCGGGAGACCAAAATCGTTGGTGTATTTCTGACGGACTTCCGTGGAGACGTCTATGGTGATCTTCTGCATGGGATGAAGGAAATCAGCAATATACAGGGGTATGATCTGATTGTGTGCAGCGGCGAACAATCTCACAAAATGCTGCCAGAGCGCATGATCGATGGTGCGATTATATTGGATCAGATGTTTGCAAGCGAGGAACTGCTGAAATATGCCGATTTGGGACATAAGATCGTGGTGCTGGACCGCGAGCTCGATCATCCGAACATTAATCAGGTGCTCCTTGATAACAAAGCAGGCGCTACCCTGGCGATGGAGCATCTGATCGAACTGGGTCATAAGAAAATATATGTGGTGACCGGTCCGGAAGGCTCTTACGATTCCATGCAGCGGATGAAAGCCGTGCGGATGGTCTCAGAGCGCTCTCAGGATGTGGAATGTATCGAGATCAGCGGCAACTTCGAGAAGACCGGGGGAGAGAAGGCTGCCGAACAAATCATTGCTGAATATAAAGAGCCGGTTGCTGTGTTCTGTCTAAATGATGAGATGGCCATCGGATTATGGAATCGTATTTCGGAAACGGATTTGAAGATTGGTGAGCACGTCCATCTAATCGGGTTTGATAACATTGAGCTGGCTGGCTATATGCAGCCAAGATTATCTACCATCAACTACTCTAAGCAGAAGTGGGGAGCTCTTGCCGCCGAGCAGCTCCTTAAGCTGCTCTCCGGAGATACGGTGGAGAATGAGCGGATATACGTAACTTTGGTGAAAGGAGCGTCTGCTAAGCGGGTGTGA